The Arachis hypogaea cultivar Tifrunner chromosome 14, arahy.Tifrunner.gnm2.J5K5, whole genome shotgun sequence genome has a segment encoding these proteins:
- the LOC112740820 gene encoding uncharacterized protein isoform X2 yields MLMSLTCLNGCIFLRSKLHPGQRCLSRLYNSASGSLMLEDQVFDESPKFEPNAVVDFGVTRSVPRVPTTGSELFPLVGKVFKSLNFRVAREKRFGSWVESHGFSHSINCFRIIIHIFALAGMRLEVFTLLRDIVEFCNESEYDAFELFSALLDSPHHLERSAIVFDVLMKVFASNSMLENAFNVFVNAKHVGLESDIMSCNFLLKCLVEENRVDFVRPFFEELKDSGPSPNIYTYTIMMNFYCRGGPGWDVNIRRATEILGKIYSSGQRPTVVTYRSYIHGLCKVGSLDVAFKLICNLSYRNKPLNSHCFNAIIRGFCIRGAVQKAFEVLEKMKISGVVPDAYSYSILIDALCKEGDVEKSLVLMEEMERYQIKPSVVIYTSLIHGLCKRGLMECAIDVFNGIGASGCEYDQTVYETLIDGFCMDGDKNSATKLLQEMIINNLVHTTFGFRFLIRGFYKLGHYDKAFEVFNIMLRDGISPDTIACNYVLNGYCRDGRLEEALKLLEELSDHGVTLNSHSYNAIMYRLCKESYPERALELLPRMLKRNTVPGVVNYSTLISGFFKQLNFRKSVMLFTRMVKVCVWM; encoded by the exons ATGTTGATGTCGTTAACATGTTTAAATGGATGTATTTTTCTCCGAAGCAAACTGCACCCCGGACAGCGATGTTTATCGAGGTTGTATAATTCTGCATCCGGGTCATTGATGTTGGAagaccaagtgtttgatgaaagtcCAAAATTTGAGCCCAATGCTGTGGTGGATTTTGGGGTAACCCGGTCAGTTCCCCGTGTTCCCACAACAGGGAGCGAATTGTTTCCTTTAGTGGGTAAGGTGTTTAAGTCCTTGAATTTTAGGGTTGCTAGGGAAAAAAGGTTTGGGAGTTGGGTTGAGAGCCATGGGTTTTCTCATTCAATCAACTGTTTTAGGATTATCATTCACATATTTGCTCTGGCGGGGATGCGTTTGGAGGTGTTTACTTTGCTTAGGGATATTGTTGAGTTCTGCAATGAGTCTGAGTACGACGCATTTGAATTGTTTTCGGCTTTGCTAGATTCACCCCACCATTTGGAAAGATCAGCTATCGTGTTTGATGTGCTCATGAAAGTATTTGCATCAAATTCTATGCTTGAAAATGCTTTCAATGTGTTTGTGAATGCTAAGCATGTTGGGCTTGAAAGTGATATAATGTCTTGCAATTTCTTGCTGAAATGCTTGGTTGAAGAAAATAGAGTGGATTTTGTGAGGCCATTTTTTGAAGAATTGAAAGACTCTGGTCCATCACCAAATATCTACACCTATACAATTATGATGAACTTTTATTGTAGAGGTGGTCCTGGATGGGATGTAAATATTAGACGGGCTACCGAGATTTTAGGAAAAATATATAGTAGTGGGCAAAGGCCAACTGTTGTGACATATAGATCTTATATTCATGGACTTTGTAAAGTTGGTTCTCTTGATGTTGCGTTCAAGTTAATTTGCAATTTGTCGTATAGAAACAAGCCTCTCAATAGCCATTGTTTTAATGCTATAATTCGCGGTTTCTGTATAAGAGGTGCAGTTCAGAAAGCTTTTGAGGTTCTAGAAAAAATGAAGATCTCTGGAGTAGTGCCTGATGCTTATAGCTACAGCATTTTAATTGATGCACTCTGCAAGGAAGGCGATGTAGAGAAAAGTCTCGTCTTGATGGAGGAAATGGAACGCTACCAAATAAAACCATCTGTTGTTATCTACACTTCCCTTATTCATGGTCTTTGCAAGCGTGGGCTGATGGAATGTGCAATAGATGTTTTCAATGGAATTGGTGCTTCTGGTTGTGAATATGATCAAACTGTGTATGAAACTTTAATAGATGGATTTTGTATGGATGGTGATAAGAATTCAGCCACCAAGCTTTTGCAGGAGATGATTATAAATAATTTGGTTCATACTACTTTTGGTTTCCGCTTTCTAATTAGAGGATTCTACAAACTGGGACACTATGATAAGGCATTTGAAGTTTTTAATATCATGCTTCGAGATGGTATCTCGCCAGATACCATCGCTTGCAATTATGTTCTTAATGGATATTGTAGGGATGGACGCTTGGAAGAAGCATTAAAACTGTTGGAGGAATTATCAGATCATGGTGTTACCCTGAACTCACATTCATATAATGCAATAATGTACAGGCTTTGCAAAGAAAGTTATCCAGAAAGGGCATTGGAGCTCttgccaagaatgctcaagaggAATACAGTTCCCGGAGTTGTTAATTATAGTACCCTTATATCAGGCTTTTTCAAACAGTTGAATTTTAGAAAGTCTGTGATGTTATTCACAAGAATGGTAAAG gTTTGTGTCTGGATGTGA
- the LOC112740818 gene encoding calcium-dependent protein kinase 2-like, translated as MGNCCSQGNAADAPEADNAATATKGDSNQQQTTDNDNKNNNNNNNESPSTSPPAASKPPPPSTTSPPSTTKPTKPGPIGPVLGRPMEDIKASYSLGKELGRGMFGVTYLCTHKATGKQFACKTIAKRKLVNKEDIEDVRREVQILYHLSGQPNIVELKGAYEDKQSVHLVMELCAGGELFDRIIAKGHYTERAAATLLRTIMEIVHTFHSLGVIHRDLKPENFLLLSKDEDAPLKATDFGLSVFYKQGDVFKDIVGSAYYIAPEVLKRKYGPEVDIWSVGVMLYILLCGVPPFWAESEHGIFNAILRGHVDFSSDPWPSISPSAKDLVRKMLNSDPKQRLTAYEVLNHPWVKEDGEAPDKPIDNAVLSRLKQFKAMNEFKKVALRVIAGCLSEEEIMGLKEMFKGMDTDNSGTITIEELKQGLAKQGTKLSEQEVQQLLEAADADGNGTIDYDEFITATVHMNRMNREEHLYKAFQYFDKDNSGFITTEELEQALHEYNIHDGRDINEIVQEVDVDNDGRINYEEFVAMMRKGQAEAHTKKRRESLHLHP; from the exons ATGGGCAATTGTTGCTCCCAAGGCAACGCCGCAGATGCCCCGGAGGCCGACAATGCGGCCACCGCAACCAAGGGAGACTCAAACCAACAACAAACCACAGACAatgataacaaaaataataataataataacaatgaaaGCCCATCCACAAGCCCTCCGGCGGCCAGCAAGCCTCCACCACCCTCAACAACATCTCCTCCGTCAACAACAAAACCTACAAAGCCCGGGCCTATAGGGCCCGTGCTGGGGAGGCCAATGGAGGACATAAAAGCGTCATATAGTCTGGGTAAGGAGCTAGGTAGAGGCATGTTTGGGGTAACATATTTATGCACACACAAGGCAACAGGAAAACAATTTGCATGCAAAACAATTGCGAAGAGGAAGCTAGTGAATAAGGAGGATATAGAGGACGTTAGAAGGGAGGTGCAGATCCTGTACCACCTGTCAGGGCAGCCTAACATCGTAGAGCTTAAAGGTGCCTATGAGGACAAACAATCTGTTCATTTAGTGATGGAATTGTGTGCGGGTGGTGAACTCTTTGATCGCATCATTGCCAAGGGCCACTATACCGAGCGTGCCGCTGCTACCTTGTTAAGAACCATTATGGAGATTGTCCACACTTTTCACTCTCTTGGTGTCATTCATAGAGATCTCAAGCCTGAGAATTTCCTCTTGTTGAGCAAGGACGAAGATGCTCCCCTTAAAGCCACCGATTTTGGTTTATCCGTTTTTTACAAGCAAg GAGATGTTTTCAAGGACATTGTTGGTAGTGCATACTACATTGCACCTGAAGTATTGAAAAGGAAATATGGTCCAGAGGTTGATATATGGAGTGTTGGTGTTATGCTTTACATTCTTTTATGTGGAGTTCCTCCATTTTGGGCAG AATCTGAACATGGCATATTCAATGCCATCCTAAGAGGTCACGTTGACTTTTCAAGCGATCCATGGCCTTCAATTTCACCATCTGCAAAAGATCTTGTACGAAAAATGTTGAATTCAGATCCTAAACAAAGGCTTACAGCTTATGAAGTTTTGA ATCATCCTTGGGTTAAGGAAGATGGAGAAGCACCAGATAAGCCTATTGATAATGCTGTGCTAAGTAGGCTCAAACAATTCAAAGCAATGAATGAATTCAAGAAAGTTGCTTTAAGG GTTATTGCAGGATGCTTATCAGAAGAAGAAATTATGGGGTTAAAGGAAATGTTTAAGGGAATGGACACTGATAATAGTGGAACCATTACAATTGAAGAACTTAAGCAGGGTCTTGCAAAGCAAGGGACAAAGCTATCAGAACAAGAAGTTCAACAATTACTGGAAGCA GCAGATGCTGACGGAAATGGTACCATAGACTATGATGAATTCATCACAGCAACAGTGCACATGAACAGAATGAACAGAGAAGAACATCTTTATAAAGCCTTCCAATACTTTGATAAAGATAATAGCGG GTTTATCACCACTGAAGAATTAGAGCAAGCTCTCCATGAATATAACATCCACGATGGAAGAGACATCAATGAAATCGTTCAAGAAGTTGATGTAGATAAC GATGGTCGTATTAACTATGAAGAGTTTGTGGCAATGATGAGAAAAGGACAAGCTGAAGCTCATACAAAAAAGAGACGTGAATCACTTCATTTGCATCCATAG
- the LOC112740819 gene encoding syntaxin-22 — protein MSFQDIEAGRPFAPRRGHINGKQDPTQAVAAGIFQINTAVSTFQRLVNTLGTPKDTPELREKLHKTRLHIGQLVKDTSAKLKQASEIDHQSNINANKKIADAKLAKDFQAVLKEFQKAQRLAAERETAYTPFVPQAAPSSYTPNEADANSGKTPEQRALLVESRRQEVLFLDNEIAFNEAIIEEREQGIQEIQHQIGEVNEIFKDLAVLVHEQGAMIDDIGSNIEHSHAATAQARSQLAKASKTQRSNSSLTCLLLVIFGIVLLIVIVVLAA, from the exons ATGAGCTTTCAGGATATCGAGGCCGGCCGGCCGTTCGCTCCCCGCCGAGGCCACATCAACGGCAAGCAAGATCCCACGCAGGCGGTGGCTGCCGGAATTTTCCAGATCAACACCGCGGTCTCCACCTTCCAGAGGCTTGTCAACACCCTAGGAACCCCCAAAGACACCCCCGAGCTCCGCGAGAAGCT GCACAAGACAAGGCTGCACATTGGACAATTGGTGAAGGACACGTCAGCGAAGCTTAAACAAGCTAGTGAAATTGATCACCAATCTAATATCAAT GCAAACAAGAAGATAGCAGATGCTAAACTCGCGAAAGATTTTCAGGCCGTGTTGAAAGAATTTCAGAAGGCACAGCGACTTGCGGCAGAGAGGGAAACAGCTTACACCCCATTTGTTCCACAAGCAGCTCCATCCAG CTATACACCTAATGAAGCAGATGCTAATTCTGGTAAGACTCCAGAACAGCGTGCCCTTCTTGTGGAATCCAGAAG GCAGGAGGTCTTGTTTTTAGATAATGAGATTGCCTTCAATGAGGCTATCATTGAAGAAAGAGAGCAAGGCATTCAAGAAATTCAGCACCAAATTGGTGAAGTAAATGAAATTTTTAAAGATCTTGCTGTGCTTGTGCATGAACAGGGAGCTATGATTG atgatATTGGGTCCAACATTGAGCATTCCCATGCTGCAACTGCACAAGCAAGATCGCAACTTGCTAAAGCTTCAAAGACTCAAAGATCAAATTCTTCTTTG ACATGCTTGCTTTTGGTGATATTTGGAATTGTGCTTCTAATCGTCATTGTTGTTCTGGCTGCTTAG
- the LOC112740820 gene encoding uncharacterized protein isoform X1, giving the protein MLMSLTCLNGCIFLRSKLHPGQRCLSRLYNSASGSLMLEDQVFDESPKFEPNAVVDFGVTRSVPRVPTTGSELFPLVGKVFKSLNFRVAREKRFGSWVESHGFSHSINCFRIIIHIFALAGMRLEVFTLLRDIVEFCNESEYDAFELFSALLDSPHHLERSAIVFDVLMKVFASNSMLENAFNVFVNAKHVGLESDIMSCNFLLKCLVEENRVDFVRPFFEELKDSGPSPNIYTYTIMMNFYCRGGPGWDVNIRRATEILGKIYSSGQRPTVVTYRSYIHGLCKVGSLDVAFKLICNLSYRNKPLNSHCFNAIIRGFCIRGAVQKAFEVLEKMKISGVVPDAYSYSILIDALCKEGDVEKSLVLMEEMERYQIKPSVVIYTSLIHGLCKRGLMECAIDVFNGIGASGCEYDQTVYETLIDGFCMDGDKNSATKLLQEMIINNLVHTTFGFRFLIRGFYKLGHYDKAFEVFNIMLRDGISPDTIACNYVLNGYCRDGRLEEALKLLEELSDHGVTLNSHSYNAIMYRLCKESYPERALELLPRMLKRNTVPGVVNYSTLISGFFKQLNFRKSVMLFTRMVKVGIAFNNITYTILINIFCRSGKMHEAYAIFNEMKKIGLCLDVITYTSLIAGFSDAGELKKAWAIFEEMSREGCWPNVITYTCLIDGCCKSNRIDLASWLFDKMNKDAVKPDVVTYTVLIAWYRMHGLTDQAHNLYREMMTKGIFPDDKFIRICRFDLNTGTTHES; this is encoded by the coding sequence ATGTTGATGTCGTTAACATGTTTAAATGGATGTATTTTTCTCCGAAGCAAACTGCACCCCGGACAGCGATGTTTATCGAGGTTGTATAATTCTGCATCCGGGTCATTGATGTTGGAagaccaagtgtttgatgaaagtcCAAAATTTGAGCCCAATGCTGTGGTGGATTTTGGGGTAACCCGGTCAGTTCCCCGTGTTCCCACAACAGGGAGCGAATTGTTTCCTTTAGTGGGTAAGGTGTTTAAGTCCTTGAATTTTAGGGTTGCTAGGGAAAAAAGGTTTGGGAGTTGGGTTGAGAGCCATGGGTTTTCTCATTCAATCAACTGTTTTAGGATTATCATTCACATATTTGCTCTGGCGGGGATGCGTTTGGAGGTGTTTACTTTGCTTAGGGATATTGTTGAGTTCTGCAATGAGTCTGAGTACGACGCATTTGAATTGTTTTCGGCTTTGCTAGATTCACCCCACCATTTGGAAAGATCAGCTATCGTGTTTGATGTGCTCATGAAAGTATTTGCATCAAATTCTATGCTTGAAAATGCTTTCAATGTGTTTGTGAATGCTAAGCATGTTGGGCTTGAAAGTGATATAATGTCTTGCAATTTCTTGCTGAAATGCTTGGTTGAAGAAAATAGAGTGGATTTTGTGAGGCCATTTTTTGAAGAATTGAAAGACTCTGGTCCATCACCAAATATCTACACCTATACAATTATGATGAACTTTTATTGTAGAGGTGGTCCTGGATGGGATGTAAATATTAGACGGGCTACCGAGATTTTAGGAAAAATATATAGTAGTGGGCAAAGGCCAACTGTTGTGACATATAGATCTTATATTCATGGACTTTGTAAAGTTGGTTCTCTTGATGTTGCGTTCAAGTTAATTTGCAATTTGTCGTATAGAAACAAGCCTCTCAATAGCCATTGTTTTAATGCTATAATTCGCGGTTTCTGTATAAGAGGTGCAGTTCAGAAAGCTTTTGAGGTTCTAGAAAAAATGAAGATCTCTGGAGTAGTGCCTGATGCTTATAGCTACAGCATTTTAATTGATGCACTCTGCAAGGAAGGCGATGTAGAGAAAAGTCTCGTCTTGATGGAGGAAATGGAACGCTACCAAATAAAACCATCTGTTGTTATCTACACTTCCCTTATTCATGGTCTTTGCAAGCGTGGGCTGATGGAATGTGCAATAGATGTTTTCAATGGAATTGGTGCTTCTGGTTGTGAATATGATCAAACTGTGTATGAAACTTTAATAGATGGATTTTGTATGGATGGTGATAAGAATTCAGCCACCAAGCTTTTGCAGGAGATGATTATAAATAATTTGGTTCATACTACTTTTGGTTTCCGCTTTCTAATTAGAGGATTCTACAAACTGGGACACTATGATAAGGCATTTGAAGTTTTTAATATCATGCTTCGAGATGGTATCTCGCCAGATACCATCGCTTGCAATTATGTTCTTAATGGATATTGTAGGGATGGACGCTTGGAAGAAGCATTAAAACTGTTGGAGGAATTATCAGATCATGGTGTTACCCTGAACTCACATTCATATAATGCAATAATGTACAGGCTTTGCAAAGAAAGTTATCCAGAAAGGGCATTGGAGCTCttgccaagaatgctcaagaggAATACAGTTCCCGGAGTTGTTAATTATAGTACCCTTATATCAGGCTTTTTCAAACAGTTGAATTTTAGAAAGTCTGTGATGTTATTCACAAGAATGGTAAAGGTAGGGATCGCTTTCAACAACATCACATACACGATTCTTATTAACATATTTTGCCGTAGTGGTAAAATGCATGAAGCTTATGCCATTTttaatgaaatgaaaaaaataggTTTGTGTCTGGATGTGATTACATATACATCTTTAATAGCTGGCTTTTCTGACGCTGGAGAACTGAAAAAGGCCTGGGCAATATTTGAGGAAATGTCGAGGGAGGGCTGTTGGCCAAATGTAATTACATATACTTGTTTGATTGATGGATGTTGCAAGTCAAACCGAATAGATTTGGCCTCCTGGCTGTTTGATAAAATGAACAAAGATGCAGTTAAACCCGATGTTGTAACTTATACTGTGCTGATTGCTTGGTATCGTATGCATGGATTGACAGATCAGGCACATAACCTATATCGCGAAATGATGACAAAGGGTATTTTTCCGGATGATAAATTCATCAGGATCTGTCGATTTGATCTGAATACTGGCACAACACATGAAAGTTAG